TGCATACTTTGCTGTCTGTTGTGCTTTGGTGGCTCGGAGCAGCGAAAGAATCGAAATTAAAAAGGCAGCTTTTGAATAAACAATACCATTTTCCGTTAAGTAATCATTTTGTATAAAAGGAAATATCGCCTACTCAGTTTCATTCAGCAGTGCCAAAAAATGTTATAAATGAAAGACCGCCAACTTTCTAAGGGGAAGAATAATGCCAGACTGTGCTTAATAAACTAGTGCTCTAGAAGTTCATTATCGATGTTGCAACCTTTTTGATTCTGAAAAGAGACCGCCTACGTCGCCCCCATTCCGGTCTATACTCCAGGCGCTGCCAGTGAAAAGCTTGTCACTTGGGTAAAACCCTAGGTattaaacttttgtttgtttttgaccaGTCCCAGAGAGGGAGATGTGTGTGCGCCAGACACTTAACTACTGTTTGGGGTGTTAGGGGTAGATTTATTATTAATCACAACCATAGAGTGGGAATGTCACcgactcacacacacaccaacaaaaATCATATCTCCCGAGAGACTTCATCACCTTTTGCTGCGCCCAGAACGTCTAACAAGAAGCGAAAACATTTCCGCACGCTGATCaggttgtggttttgttttcaagTTCCTTTGGCATGATGTGGGGGGCCAGGGGAAAGGATCACGCCTCTCCTTCCCCAGGCAAGTGACATGGCTCTTGCTTTAGTCCTATAAATTGTGTTTAAGCCCCTAGTTCCTCTGTGTGCACGCGTGCGCGCCTCCTGCTATTAATGACACGAGTGGAtagttcttttctctctctctaagctcTAGTTACCATTCTGTTCTTGCACTCCTTCCTGTTACTACGCAAAGAACTCCGGCGATTCCCTTTTGCAGATTTGATCTGAGActgtgagtgtatgtgtgtgtgtgtgtgtgtgtgagagagagagagagagagagagtgtatatgCACCTAAAACAGATAATTGGAAAGGGTTTCCAGAAGGTGGAAAATGTCACCTGATTCACAGTGAACTTTTTAAATCTCCCCACccccgaacacacacacacattaggaGACCGCCCACCGCAGACAGCTAAGACCCCCTTATAGATTTAAAGAGAGACTGCATTGAGAGGCTGACGTTCATTCAATAGAGCGATCATAAGCAGACTGACTagtgctctctgtctctctgtctttctctctctctctcattctctctgctCCACTAGATATTGTTTCTGTCTCTTTCACTCACTGGTATACTGAGGATGTTAAATCAGAGAATCCACCCGGGCGTGCTTTTATTCCTGATGCTTCTGTGCCACTTCATGGAAGATCACACAGGACAGGGTAAGATGAGTTTGTTTATTTGTAGAtgttttattttctatctttttttcAATGTTTAGCTTTCTCCTGTTGAACGCCTCTCTACAAGGGACTAGCTGTAGGAATAGGACCGCAAGTTAACTATGGGAATGGGACCGCTTTGCAAAAATGTACGGAGCTGACATTTAGAGCTATTTTTGATCGGCCCCTCAAACTGCTATGCATAGTATAGAGAAGCGGTGATGATGACGatgattgttatttattattattattatgcagcATGAATGAACAACAGCCCCACACAGGAACTTGCTTAGCCCCGCTGTCTAAATAGGTGCTCAAAGTTTTTGTTGCAATGTAGCTTATATTTTCCTCTCGACTGCCTGGCTGCAAGGATGGTGGGGATGGTGAGTTCCACGATCACAAATGACATTTTCAGAACTAATATTAGTCATTTTCCGGCTATCCTTTCAATATTtggaccccctcctccccccgcgcaCATACTCATTTGTGAGTGAATTTCGTTGGGCTGTGAATTCTGCTGCAATTGGAGAATGTGTTTAAATACATGTCCCAGgcgaacaaaacaaacagaaaatgtaatAGCTGTCTTTTCCACGAGTGATTactggggggttgttttttcttGATGCCGCTCCGACAACAACCTGGATGAGTTAGATTGATGGTtttcactgaatattttttcGCTGAGCTGGATGTATAGGTTAACGTTGTGAAGGCAACTGTAAGCCGCTCAAAACTGACTTCTAGCGTTCTTTTTGATCCatgaaaactgattttcaaaagggtgtTGTTTATTCAATTATTGCTTTGGGGGGGAGCTACCCTCCCCCTCCACCGTCTTACATATCGATCTGAGGGGCCGATCCTGCACTTCTCACTCCGGGAAAATTCCCACTGGAGTAAGGAGACCGGATCGAGCCCCTGCTGGATTGGAATCAATTGCTATTGGGTTGCTGGAGAAGTCACGCTGGTTATTCACGAGAGGCTCATCCCAACCAAAACTCTCCAACTAAAAAAGGGGGAGTTGCTTGGACTAATGTTCTTGGCTTGAATCCATCAACAGCAGAGATACTAGTAAAACAAATCTCTATCCGATTTAAGTGCAGTGTACTTCCCTATGAAACTGTGTCGGAAGAGACGCTACCTATAACTTTTGGTTTATAAACTCTCTAGTGGCCTCCTATTTCTGTGCCCCGGCATTTTGTTTACTTTGGTCACCCTTCTTTGGATCGCAGCTAACTTGCTTCAGCAAagacaagacttttttttaaggGAAGCAGCAAAATTTCGAGATTTCGAAAGACTTCGCTAACAGGCAAATGTTACCAATTCTTGCAGATTGTAAAATGGCCTGGACTGAAACTCTGGGCAGCTGTAAAACAATGTTGTACCGAGTTTTtgaagaagggggggaaaaagtatTTGCAAGCGGGTTTTTTCTTTTACTCCTGGTTTTTAATGCACATCCTTGTCAAACCTCTGTCACGTGCATGCAAGCCCCCGTGCCCATGGTCTACATATGAAATAAATACCTCCGAAAACTGCTTTGCCCTGTTCCGATCTGGTTATTTAAACTGAGCTGCCTACTGCTCCAGAGTAGCTGCAGGTTATGAAATGGGACAAATAAAAGTAAACAGTCTAGTAAAAGTCAATGCAAGCCGCACGTGTTGTgtctgggtcactggtaactgaCATTGATATGGctgggtctctctctccctctcgctCTTGCAGCTGGGAATTGTTGGCTCCGGCAGGCAAAGAACGGCCGCTGTCAGGTCCTGTATAAGACTGATCTGAGCAAGGAGGAGTGCTGCAAAACGGGCCGACTAACCACTTCATGGACTGAAGAAGACGTCAACGACAACACGCTTTTTAAGTGGATGATTTTTAACGGTGGGGCCCCAAACTGTATCCCATGCAAAGGTGTGTTTGAAAAGTGCTCAGAAACCGTATGCGCAGGGGATGGCGGTGTCCGGGATGGAGTCAGCAGGGGCAGCAGTGTTTCCTTATGCCACTCTCCAATTAGGATTTTAAAGCTCATCCCATAAAGTAAATGTCCCGACTTGGACACTGTATTAGTGAGAAGGGGAAGGGACCTAGTCTCTACGCAGTGAAATAGATCTGTGTGTGCAACCCCGCAGTTTGACCCTCCTTTTTGGTGGATCTCTCTCAGGACCCCACATTTTGtttttggatggggtggggggagggaaccgTGTTCGCTCCCTTTGTGCCTGGGGGGTTGCCGGTGTTTTTGTAAACACTATTAATTCGAAGTCTGATGAGCAGACGAGGTATTAAAATGTTGCCTCTTtctttccactcccctccccctttagAAACGTGTGAGAACGTGGACTGTGGACCTGGGAAGAAATGTAAAATGAACAAGAAGAACAAACCTCGGTGTGTTTGTGCTCCGGATTGCTCTAATGTCACTTGGAAGGGTCCTGTGTGTGGCTTAGATGGGAAAACCTACAGGAACGAGTGTGCTCTCCTCAAAGCCAGATGTAAAGAGCAACCCGAACTTGAAGTCCAATATCAGGGCAAATGCAAAAGTAGGTTTACAAATCTAACAAAGTCTCCCGAATACCACAGGGTGTGTCTGAGTGTAGGGAGGAGGAGCTGACGTACTTTCCCACAATAACAAGATGATGTTTCAAATGCTGAGGGACAAACACTAAACCACGTTCCACCGACAAGAACATAGCTGAATTGAGAATCCCCCAGAGTCATGAAACACTGTGCTCACACCAGCTTCCCTGAGATGTGAAGGTTTTCCCCAGTGGCCTTTTTATGAGGAAAGCTGCTGAAGACTTTGATTGTGTCATTTGTTTGATTGTTTCACATATTCACTCCCTGTATGAGGCATTGGATCTCCTGCTAATTATTGTTGTTTCCGTCTTTATTTCAGAGACCTGCAGGGATGTTTTATGTCCAGGCAGTTCCACGTGTGTGGTTGATCAAACTAATAATGCCTACTGTGTGACATGTAATCGGATTTGCCCGGAGCCTACTTCCCCTGAACAGTATCTCTGTGGGAATGATGGAATAACGTATGCTAGTGCTTGCCACCTGAGAAAGGCTACCTGCCTACTAGGCAGATCCATTGGATTAGCCTACGAGGGAAAATGTATCAGTAGGTATCATTCTTTGGGGGTGCTTATAGGGGAAAGGGAATAGTTCTTCATAACTAATTGTTTCACAGGTTTGTAGAGGGGTTTCTGCATGCAGATTATTTCCTAGAACTGAATGTGTTGTCCAGTCCTGCAGTTTTTACTCAAGCAAAAGGGGAAATTTTGTTTGAGTGACACCTGAAAGATTTTGGGCCCCaagagggaacaaagggttcAATccttgatatcaatgggagttttgacactgttttcaatgggagctggagtcAGGCCCTAAAATGTATTATGATATGTCAACAGAGTAACACAATCTCAACATTCAGCTGAACTGGGTTGTTGGAAACATTTGTCTTCAAGAGGTCTTGGCAAATGTTATTTAATGTCAATCAGATACATCTGATAACTTTTCCCTCTTAAAAAGTTTTTTGTAACGATTGGGGAGTGCTGTTGTGGATTAAGATAAGAAAATAACCTCAAAACAACCTGGTATTTTATATGAATTGTTATTCTTAACAATGTTTGTCACCACAATATGTTTTTTTTATCATACATATTTCAGGTAACTTCATGTCTGAAAAATTATCTTTACAAGTTAATGATCTCAAATATAGTTCCATTGTGATAGCATGTGCtgaattaacattttaatgaCATAAACGACTATTTTATATGGTTTAGCTTGAAAAATAATCAATTTGGAAATGTTTAATTAATTGGCCAATTATAGACCTCCCATTTAAGACACTGGGGAGAGaggattcccattgatttcaatcagagAAGGTCAGGACCTGGTGTCATTTACAATATGCAAATTTAATTCCGCCTTccagaggccaaattctgcttgctTTGCTCCTCCatacctccctccccacacacacagacccacTGATTTCCAAAAGCATTATGTGCTTGAGTAAAGTCAGCAGGATTTTACCCATAaactttatattcatttttctatGAGTTCTTGATGTATGAGAAGAGAGATTCTGCTTTACTTATTTCTGGTATCTTGTATTTTTAGAAGCCAAATCCTGTGAAGATATCCAGTGCAGTGCTGGGAAGAAATGTTTGTGGGATTTCAAGGTTGGCAGAGGTCGGTGTGCCCTCTGTGATGAGCTGTGCCCTGAAAGCAAGTCAGATGAAGCAGTCTGTGCCAGCGATAACACTACTTACCCAAGCGAGTGTGCCATGAAAGAAGCAGCCTGCTCCATGGGTGTGCTTTTAGAAGTAAAGCACGCTGGATCTTGCAACTGTAAGTGAGATTTTAAACCTTGCAGACATTTAAGGCTTCTGAAGGCAATCCCTAGGTAATGAAGACttatacctttaaaaatgagAATTTCATGTAAAGATTTTCccttagaaatatatatataatatatattatacaccTGTGTGTGATTGGTAAATTGCAACAGATAGTCAACAGTCTGTGGCTTGGACACTTTCAAGATACCTGTTTTTTGAGGAAAAGTCATGTTATCAGCAAGGGGTTGCCCTAAGAGCATCA
This genomic window from Trachemys scripta elegans isolate TJP31775 chromosome 6, CAS_Tse_1.0, whole genome shotgun sequence contains:
- the FST gene encoding follistatin isoform X2, whose product is MLNQRIHPGVLLFLMLLCHFMEDHTGQAGNCWLRQAKNGRCQVLYKTDLSKEECCKTGRLTTSWTEEDVNDNTLFKWMIFNGGAPNCIPCKETCENVDCGPGKKCKMNKKNKPRCVCAPDCSNVTWKGPVCGLDGKTYRNECALLKARCKEQPELEVQYQGKCKKTCRDVLCPGSSTCVVDQTNNAYCVTCNRICPEPTSPEQYLCGNDGITYASACHLRKATCLLGRSIGLAYEGKCIKAKSCEDIQCSAGKKCLWDFKVGRGRCALCDELCPESKSDEAVCASDNTTYPSECAMKEAACSMGVLLEVKHAGSCN
- the FST gene encoding follistatin isoform X1 — encoded protein: MLNQRIHPGVLLFLMLLCHFMEDHTGQAGNCWLRQAKNGRCQVLYKTDLSKEECCKTGRLTTSWTEEDVNDNTLFKWMIFNGGAPNCIPCKETCENVDCGPGKKCKMNKKNKPRCVCAPDCSNVTWKGPVCGLDGKTYRNECALLKARCKEQPELEVQYQGKCKKTCRDVLCPGSSTCVVDQTNNAYCVTCNRICPEPTSPEQYLCGNDGITYASACHLRKATCLLGRSIGLAYEGKCIKAKSCEDIQCSAGKKCLWDFKVGRGRCALCDELCPESKSDEAVCASDNTTYPSECAMKEAACSMGVLLEVKHAGSCNSINEDPEEEEEDEDPDYNFPISSILEW